From Hartmannibacter diazotrophicus, a single genomic window includes:
- a CDS encoding flagellar biosynthetic protein FliO, with the protein MNLFSLEGANATNFIIALVVVSILIILGSWLLHRYAGGNILTGVRGKQKRIFVVEAAMVDARRKLVLVKRDSVEHLVLIGGPNDIVIEPNIGKIQVRRGSLPTGDGEPTPPAPQRRQPPAPRVDSDQRTTPYASAQDAMVAASEAALAVSVAVRADTDLEPVPSVSAVEPLRPMSRATPVAPQQPADIAMPPEVARPVDFSARDIRMGDETAAEYAYVPPAAVVPDRAPEPVSTAPIYPAEPLEQAEEFQPAPAPATRSQASVDDLALRLDEALQIDLQEPEAEPAPAPQPAAQRGSPQRGPLSWIRPSRGPAAQAVPPAADDIVEPAATPAPEPESEPEPSSASTRSHDEISKAADDLWASFAAKTPERPAQRSMREQAPEPFAEPEPVASAAPAEPEPASAEQQADLSDLFEESDGAAFARPAEVDVEEHPTEPEAETSEIPPAAEELPDRTIVAPEPVSAPAAEQPTAEAAPSRTRNPYLADIEKYLRRSPPPAAAEAKPAEPPAAAPEPEPEPAIAQTAPLEEMPPPAPPAESEEPVEFTPELPAAEPASADVPAAKPVTEPGKSPPTESESLEDEMNRLLEELTGGSKPTRP; encoded by the coding sequence GTGAATCTGTTCAGTTTGGAAGGCGCAAACGCCACGAACTTCATCATTGCGCTCGTCGTCGTCTCGATTCTGATCATCCTCGGATCGTGGCTTCTGCATCGCTATGCCGGCGGCAACATCCTCACGGGGGTGCGCGGCAAGCAGAAGCGAATCTTCGTCGTCGAAGCCGCGATGGTCGACGCCCGGCGCAAGCTCGTTCTCGTCAAGCGCGACAGCGTCGAGCATCTTGTGCTGATCGGCGGGCCGAACGACATCGTCATCGAGCCCAACATCGGCAAGATCCAGGTGCGCCGCGGCTCCCTGCCCACCGGCGACGGCGAACCGACGCCGCCCGCCCCGCAGCGGCGCCAACCGCCGGCGCCCCGCGTCGACAGCGACCAGCGCACCACGCCTTACGCGTCCGCTCAGGATGCCATGGTCGCGGCCTCCGAAGCCGCTTTGGCCGTTTCGGTCGCCGTGCGGGCGGATACGGATCTGGAACCCGTGCCATCCGTTTCCGCCGTCGAGCCGCTGCGGCCGATGTCGCGCGCAACGCCTGTGGCCCCGCAGCAGCCGGCCGACATCGCCATGCCTCCCGAGGTCGCGAGACCGGTGGACTTTTCCGCCCGCGACATTCGCATGGGCGACGAGACAGCCGCCGAGTACGCCTATGTGCCGCCGGCGGCCGTCGTACCCGATCGGGCGCCCGAACCCGTCAGCACCGCGCCGATCTACCCGGCCGAGCCGCTGGAGCAGGCAGAGGAGTTTCAGCCTGCCCCTGCACCGGCGACACGCAGCCAGGCCTCGGTCGACGATCTGGCGCTCCGGCTCGACGAGGCCTTGCAGATCGATCTGCAGGAGCCGGAAGCAGAGCCGGCCCCTGCCCCCCAGCCCGCGGCCCAACGCGGCTCCCCGCAACGCGGTCCGCTGTCGTGGATCAGGCCGTCGCGAGGCCCCGCCGCCCAGGCGGTCCCGCCAGCCGCCGATGATATCGTTGAGCCAGCCGCAACGCCCGCGCCGGAGCCGGAATCAGAACCTGAACCGTCTTCGGCCTCGACCCGGAGCCACGACGAAATCAGCAAGGCCGCCGACGATCTCTGGGCAAGCTTTGCCGCCAAGACGCCTGAACGGCCCGCTCAGAGGTCCATGCGCGAGCAGGCCCCGGAGCCATTTGCCGAACCGGAACCCGTAGCGTCTGCCGCTCCGGCCGAGCCTGAGCCCGCCTCCGCCGAACAGCAGGCCGACCTGTCCGACCTGTTCGAGGAGTCTGACGGAGCCGCCTTCGCCAGGCCGGCAGAGGTCGACGTTGAAGAACACCCGACCGAGCCGGAGGCTGAGACATCGGAGATTCCGCCCGCCGCCGAGGAACTGCCGGACCGGACCATTGTCGCCCCGGAACCGGTCAGCGCGCCGGCCGCCGAACAGCCGACCGCCGAGGCGGCGCCTTCGCGCACCCGCAATCCCTATCTCGCCGATATCGAGAAGTATCTGCGCCGCTCCCCTCCGCCCGCCGCCGCGGAAGCAAAGCCGGCGGAACCTCCCGCTGCAGCGCCGGAGCCAGAGCCGGAGCCGGCCATCGCGCAAACGGCCCCTCTTGAGGAAATGCCTCCGCCAGCGCCCCCAGCCGAGAGTGAGGAACCTGTCGAGTTCACACCCGAGCTGCCGGCGGCTGAGCCGGCATCGGCAGATGTTCCGGCCGCAAAGCCCGTGACCGAACCGGGCAAGTCGCCTCCGACCGAAAGCGAATCGCTGGAAGATGAAATGAACCGGCTGCTGGAAGAACTGACCGGCGGTTCGAAGCCCACACGGCCATGA
- the fliP gene encoding flagellar type III secretion system pore protein FliP (The bacterial flagellar biogenesis protein FliP forms a type III secretion system (T3SS)-type pore required for flagellar assembly.), whose product MTTELARRRPSRRPSSCLARSTVRATAVLLVALATLFATSASAQDVSISLGEGTTLTERAVQLIGLITVLSLAPSILVMVTSFTRIVVVLSLLRTAIGLQTAPPNAVMVSLALFLTSFIMLPTFQQAYDEGVVPVINGDMELMEGFTVASEPFRQFMLKQVREEDLQLFVDLSNAPAPDTPEDLSLRILIPAFMISELRRAFEIGFLIYLPFVIIDMVVASILMAMGMMMLPPVIISLPFKLIFFVLVDGWQLIAGSLVRSFNG is encoded by the coding sequence ATGACCACCGAACTCGCACGACGGCGCCCCTCCCGGCGTCCGTCGTCGTGCCTTGCACGCTCGACGGTGCGTGCAACGGCCGTTCTTCTTGTTGCGCTCGCCACGTTGTTCGCGACCTCCGCCAGTGCCCAGGACGTCTCCATCTCCCTTGGCGAGGGGACGACGCTGACGGAACGCGCCGTCCAGCTCATCGGCCTCATCACCGTCCTGAGCCTCGCGCCGTCGATCCTGGTGATGGTGACGTCCTTCACGCGGATCGTCGTCGTCTTGTCACTGCTGCGAACGGCCATCGGCCTGCAGACGGCGCCGCCCAACGCCGTCATGGTGTCTCTGGCGCTGTTCCTGACGTCGTTCATCATGTTGCCGACCTTTCAGCAGGCCTATGACGAAGGCGTCGTGCCGGTGATCAACGGCGACATGGAACTGATGGAGGGCTTCACGGTCGCATCGGAACCCTTTCGCCAGTTCATGCTCAAACAGGTCCGCGAAGAGGATCTGCAGCTCTTCGTCGACCTGTCCAATGCACCTGCGCCGGACACGCCGGAAGACCTCAGCCTCAGGATCCTCATTCCCGCGTTCATGATCTCCGAGCTTCGGCGGGCCTTCGAGATCGGATTCCTGATCTACCTGCCCTTCGTCATCATCGACATGGTGGTCGCCTCGATCCTGATGGCGATGGGCATGATGATGCTGCCGCCGGTCATCATCTCCCTGCCCTTCAAGCTCATTTTCTTCGTGCTGGTCGATGGTTGGCAGCTCATCGCGGGCAGTCTCGTACGAAGTTTCAACGGATAG
- a CDS encoding esterase-like activity of phytase family protein — protein MRKPAISLPLAATLLCASALASHADPVFNRIATFPVTSNLPADKQENEAVSEIISASEDGMLLAYTDSPGEGLGLIDITDPKAPKPAGYIDLGGEPTSVKIIGDKAFVGIVTSKSYTEPSGHIAVVDLAEKKIVATCDLGGQPDSVGATKDGAFLAVAIENERDEEAGDGGLPQMPAGYVTILPVKDGMADCAGMKKVDVTGLAEVAPEDPEPEFVSINADGKIVLTMQENNHLVIIDAATGKVENHFSAGSVDLDGIDTKKDGKIELTGSLKGVVREPDGVAWIDNDRFVTANEGDWKGGSRSFTIFNKDGSVAYESGPSFEREIVSLGHYPDKRNKKGAELEGVDAAKFGDDTLIFVGSERASVVGIYKDTGAEPEYLQTVPSGIGPEGILAIPSRNLLVTANETDLVEDGGVRAHVMIFERAEGTPAYPTIRSANNGTDAPIAWGALSGLAADKAEAGKLYAVTDSFYSAAPRVLTIDANTSPAMITAATLVTRDGKAAENLDLEGIAMAEDGGFWLASEGRTDKDVPHALLRTDANGAIVEEISFPEALLQNEIRYGMEGVTVVGSGDDATVWVAIQREWKDDPKGMVKLLGYKPSTKAWSAAHYPLEKSEKGWVGLSEITSVGNGKVIVIERDNLIGSAAKIKKLYSVDLASVTPAEIGGELPVVQKTEVRDLIPDLKATNGFVVDKVEGFTVDAAGNGYFVTDNDGVDDSSGETIFGSIGPMTVSD, from the coding sequence ATGAGGAAACCAGCCATTTCGCTGCCGCTCGCGGCGACCCTGCTCTGCGCCAGCGCTCTTGCGAGCCACGCCGATCCGGTCTTCAACCGCATCGCGACCTTCCCGGTCACAAGCAACCTGCCTGCGGACAAGCAGGAGAACGAGGCGGTCTCGGAAATCATTTCCGCCAGCGAAGACGGCATGCTGCTCGCCTACACCGACAGCCCCGGCGAGGGCCTCGGTCTCATCGACATCACCGACCCGAAGGCGCCGAAGCCCGCGGGCTATATCGACCTCGGCGGCGAGCCCACCTCCGTGAAGATCATCGGCGACAAGGCTTTCGTCGGCATCGTCACGTCGAAGAGCTACACCGAGCCGTCGGGTCATATCGCGGTCGTCGATCTTGCCGAGAAGAAGATCGTCGCGACCTGCGACCTCGGCGGCCAGCCCGATTCGGTCGGCGCCACCAAGGACGGTGCGTTCCTGGCGGTCGCCATCGAGAACGAGCGCGACGAGGAAGCCGGTGACGGTGGCCTGCCGCAGATGCCGGCCGGCTATGTCACCATCCTGCCCGTGAAGGACGGCATGGCCGACTGCGCCGGCATGAAGAAGGTCGACGTGACGGGGCTTGCCGAAGTTGCCCCCGAAGACCCCGAGCCCGAGTTCGTGTCGATCAACGCCGACGGCAAGATCGTTCTCACCATGCAGGAGAACAACCACCTCGTCATCATCGATGCGGCGACCGGCAAGGTCGAGAACCATTTCTCGGCCGGCAGCGTCGATCTCGACGGCATCGACACCAAGAAGGACGGCAAGATCGAGCTGACCGGCTCGCTCAAGGGCGTTGTCCGCGAGCCCGATGGCGTCGCCTGGATCGACAACGACCGCTTCGTGACCGCCAACGAGGGCGACTGGAAGGGCGGCAGCCGTTCCTTCACCATCTTCAACAAGGATGGGTCGGTCGCCTATGAATCCGGTCCCTCCTTCGAGCGCGAAATCGTCTCGCTTGGCCACTACCCCGACAAGCGCAACAAGAAGGGCGCCGAACTCGAAGGCGTCGATGCCGCCAAATTCGGCGACGACACGCTGATCTTCGTCGGTTCCGAGCGTGCCTCCGTCGTCGGGATTTACAAGGACACCGGCGCCGAGCCCGAATACCTGCAGACCGTCCCCTCGGGCATCGGCCCGGAAGGCATCCTCGCGATCCCCTCGCGCAACCTGCTCGTCACCGCCAACGAAACCGACCTTGTCGAGGATGGCGGCGTGCGCGCCCACGTCATGATCTTCGAGCGCGCCGAGGGAACGCCGGCCTACCCGACGATCCGCTCTGCCAACAACGGCACGGACGCTCCGATCGCCTGGGGCGCCCTTTCCGGTCTTGCCGCCGACAAGGCCGAGGCCGGCAAGCTCTACGCAGTCACCGACAGCTTCTACTCCGCCGCCCCGCGCGTCCTGACCATCGACGCGAACACGTCGCCGGCCATGATCACCGCGGCCACGCTGGTGACCCGTGACGGCAAGGCCGCCGAGAACCTTGACCTCGAAGGCATCGCCATGGCGGAAGACGGCGGCTTCTGGCTCGCGTCGGAAGGCCGCACCGACAAGGACGTCCCGCACGCCCTTCTGCGCACCGATGCCAATGGCGCGATCGTGGAGGAAATCTCCTTCCCCGAGGCCCTGCTCCAGAACGAAATCCGCTACGGCATGGAAGGCGTGACGGTTGTCGGGTCCGGCGATGACGCCACCGTCTGGGTCGCGATCCAGCGCGAGTGGAAGGACGATCCGAAGGGCATGGTCAAGCTCCTCGGCTACAAGCCGTCGACCAAGGCCTGGAGCGCGGCCCACTACCCGCTCGAAAAGTCCGAGAAGGGCTGGGTCGGCCTTTCCGAGATCACCTCGGTCGGCAACGGCAAGGTCATCGTGATCGAACGCGACAACCTGATCGGCTCGGCTGCGAAGATCAAGAAGCTCTACAGCGTCGACCTTGCCTCGGTCACGCCGGCGGAAATCGGCGGCGAACTGCCGGTCGTGCAGAAGACCGAGGTCCGCGACCTGATCCCCGATCTGAAGGCAACCAACGGCTTTGTGGTCGACAAGGTGGAAGGCTTCACCGTGGATGCGGCCGGCAACGGCTACTTCGTCACCGACAACGACGGTGTCGACGACTCCTCCGGCGAGACGATCTTCGGCTCGATCGGACCGATGACCGTCAGCGACTGA
- a CDS encoding MotE family protein — MEIRLLPIVMISASALLSLKVLGLAMGETMLTNIAHTSVAYAAEGTPAAGDEPAMDAPADGSAPAAAAPPDAGMEQAADGTGGAAPLPPNVSTTRPEEVQFEESTSETKLLEHLSERRDELSQQEEQMKMRSKLLEAAETRLNDRVEKLKELETKINVSAEMKKAEDAAKLKGLVTMYEAMKPKDAARVFDGLSFEVLLPLVDQMNPRKMSAILAQMKPEIAARMTTAIALRGTDQDVGPTNSIPDQPATPVDELPKIGPAAQ; from the coding sequence ATGGAAATCCGCCTCCTGCCCATCGTCATGATCTCGGCTTCGGCGCTGCTTTCGCTGAAGGTGCTGGGTCTTGCCATGGGCGAGACGATGCTGACCAACATTGCCCACACCTCCGTCGCCTATGCCGCCGAGGGAACGCCTGCGGCCGGCGACGAGCCCGCGATGGATGCACCGGCGGACGGTTCGGCCCCCGCCGCTGCTGCGCCGCCGGACGCGGGAATGGAGCAGGCGGCGGACGGAACCGGCGGTGCGGCGCCCTTGCCGCCCAACGTCTCGACGACGCGCCCGGAGGAAGTCCAGTTCGAGGAATCGACGTCGGAAACCAAGCTGCTGGAGCATCTCTCCGAGCGGCGTGACGAGCTTTCCCAGCAGGAGGAGCAGATGAAGATGCGCTCCAAGCTGCTGGAGGCTGCGGAAACGCGCCTCAACGATCGCGTCGAGAAGCTCAAGGAACTGGAGACGAAGATCAACGTCTCGGCCGAGATGAAGAAGGCCGAGGATGCCGCCAAGCTGAAGGGCCTCGTCACCATGTATGAGGCGATGAAGCCGAAGGATGCAGCGCGGGTCTTCGACGGGCTTTCATTCGAGGTTCTGCTGCCGCTCGTCGACCAGATGAACCCGCGCAAGATGTCGGCGATCCTGGCGCAGATGAAGCCTGAGATCGCCGCTCGCATGACGACGGCCATCGCTCTTCGCGGCACCGACCAGGACGTCGGTCCGACCAATTCGATCCCCGATCAGCCGGCGACGCCTGTCGATGAGCTTCCGAAGATCGGTCCGGCCGCACAGTAA
- a CDS encoding DUF6468 domain-containing protein: MSEFTLGLMIEIVVACLLVTTIVYCYILNKRLTRLRADENVLRATISELITATEIAERAIRGLKATASDCEQSLGRRLLAAETTSSSLERRLNAAETAASELDRLLKSSGSLNGDLEHRLGAAADVVRKLEAIASLSNTPGSRLQQIGVDTTSIAMRDERSQPQPAPVEAIRTPVYEPKPAPAVPDRLEAARSLQQAASAAAERIATYRKSANGVAA; encoded by the coding sequence ATGAGTGAGTTCACCCTCGGACTGATGATCGAGATCGTGGTCGCCTGCCTTCTGGTGACGACCATCGTCTACTGCTACATCCTCAACAAGCGGCTGACGCGTCTCAGAGCCGACGAGAACGTTCTCCGGGCGACGATCTCGGAGCTGATCACGGCGACGGAAATCGCCGAGCGGGCCATCCGGGGGTTGAAGGCGACCGCCTCCGACTGCGAGCAGAGCCTCGGCCGCAGGCTGCTGGCCGCCGAAACCACGTCATCCTCACTCGAGCGCCGGCTGAATGCGGCGGAGACCGCGGCTTCGGAACTCGACCGGCTGTTGAAGTCGTCCGGTTCGCTCAACGGTGATCTGGAGCATCGTCTGGGGGCTGCCGCCGATGTCGTGCGGAAGCTCGAAGCCATCGCCTCGCTCTCCAACACACCGGGGTCGCGTCTCCAGCAGATCGGCGTGGACACGACGTCGATTGCGATGCGGGACGAACGTAGCCAGCCTCAGCCGGCGCCGGTCGAGGCGATCAGGACGCCTGTGTACGAGCCGAAGCCGGCACCGGCCGTTCCCGACCGTCTCGAGGCCGCGCGCTCCCTGCAGCAGGCGGCCTCGGCCGCCGCGGAGCGGATAGCGACCTATCGCAAGTCCGCCAACGGGGTTGCCGCGTGA
- a CDS encoding tetratricopeptide repeat protein: MLAAFAALCMLHLLSVGAALAAPPKVDVEATQMDGFGRIVLTFNDMELLPAYSVSSSNGVLVIEFQDAVAGDVRDVPIHLSTYIPVARTDPDGHGMRFALMQGIKVHSMEAGAQLFIDLLPANWSGLPPSLPPEIIAQLAQRAEAALRAFRDASRHKTAGEEPELSIEVGRSPTFSRFVFRWNLPFDTVFVREKEAVSLTFNRYADVDLSALQATLPPFVDDIMALKTDDDRLKILIAVPPVADVRGFREDDTYVVDVSGPPDSAKADGPLQPLHDALKSDTPTNVTQMIVAPAQTGIEANAEPATMPPPAAPEVMTMPPKSAAAAPDAPVSEAAAAPAPEPAPAPASMEASSPANLFDPALAPAIAPPTPAIDYPGTEQPDAGFQDSTVKVNVQRVGTLNRLTFAYQKPVNAALFRRDGAIWLVFDDPMPIELGPLQAGLAGIAKRIETINPQGARALRIEMVDPLLATLSSEGNYWVVTIGDLITQPTQPLSIMRSVRNNGDSALDIPYPGAGRLIQILDPDIGDRLEVVTGGGAARGLIKDQTFAEFLALNSAYGLAFVPHVDDLDVVVHPNSSVSIERKGGLNISLSFPNLQAGAMGELQSANVEIPVGSNMLLSDYAVDDEHFWKARQKYELALSSAEGDNARLTAWNTLAKFYIANELGSEAQAAVKMIESIRPDDKDQPDHQLMVAAVDVLMHHPDDAEKLLRTEELQASPEAAFWRILALGELRRYPEVRANEPRGSTVIGNFPVDLQNRFLLSVARAAVETNDFGQAISAIRQIDRSTASADARDRIDLVNARIADANARSGDAVKLLNRVVLRGTSKTATEAALRLVQIQRREGLVTLKQAIERLEGLANAWRGDEIELDTLALLAQYSVEDGNYRRGFEALRTANLVDPDSDTTRQMNAAMSAAFASLYLDGEADKMEPLKALALYYDFKELTPIGRRGDEMVRKLANRLVDVDLLKQAAELLNHQVENRLKGVARAQVAADLAMVQLLDHRADRAMLTLSRTRQARLPATVERQRRIVEAKALAMSGKTDLALEMLSSLSGIDADRLTAETLWQTERHQEAGEAYERVLGARWSDTVPLTDIEQVEVLKAAISYALSQDKIGLGRLRDKYGTKMAGSPKAGIFDLVTGPIDTSGHEFGVIASNIAGIDTMKTFLADYRSQYVDSGSDNAVPVISPESRNAPGNDTPSAANTNGADPAVTDGAAGPSAAADVPGASAGQKAG, encoded by the coding sequence ATGCTGGCCGCTTTCGCGGCCCTTTGCATGCTCCATCTTCTCTCCGTCGGCGCTGCCCTGGCCGCTCCGCCCAAGGTCGATGTCGAAGCGACGCAGATGGATGGTTTCGGACGGATCGTCCTCACCTTCAACGACATGGAACTACTGCCGGCCTATTCGGTCTCGTCGTCGAACGGCGTGCTCGTCATCGAGTTCCAGGATGCGGTGGCCGGCGACGTCCGGGACGTTCCGATCCATCTCAGCACCTATATCCCCGTCGCCAGAACCGATCCTGACGGACACGGCATGCGCTTCGCGCTGATGCAGGGCATCAAGGTCCATTCGATGGAGGCGGGCGCGCAGCTTTTCATCGATCTGCTGCCGGCCAACTGGAGCGGCCTGCCGCCGTCCCTGCCGCCGGAAATCATCGCGCAGCTCGCCCAGCGGGCCGAGGCGGCCCTGCGCGCCTTCCGCGACGCCAGCCGTCACAAGACCGCGGGCGAGGAACCGGAACTGTCCATCGAGGTTGGCCGCAGTCCGACCTTCAGCCGCTTCGTCTTCCGCTGGAATTTGCCCTTCGACACGGTGTTCGTGCGCGAGAAGGAGGCGGTGTCGCTGACCTTCAACCGCTATGCGGACGTGGATCTTTCGGCGCTTCAGGCGACCTTGCCGCCTTTCGTCGATGACATCATGGCGCTGAAGACGGACGACGACAGGCTGAAGATCCTGATCGCGGTGCCGCCCGTTGCCGATGTTCGCGGATTTCGCGAGGATGACACCTATGTGGTCGATGTCAGCGGGCCGCCGGATAGCGCGAAGGCCGACGGCCCCCTGCAGCCCCTGCACGACGCGCTGAAGAGCGATACGCCGACGAACGTGACGCAGATGATCGTCGCGCCGGCGCAGACGGGTATCGAGGCAAATGCCGAGCCGGCGACAATGCCGCCGCCGGCCGCGCCCGAAGTGATGACCATGCCGCCGAAGTCGGCCGCCGCGGCGCCGGATGCGCCTGTGAGCGAGGCCGCCGCAGCGCCTGCGCCTGAACCCGCGCCCGCGCCGGCCAGTATGGAAGCGTCCTCGCCGGCGAACCTTTTCGATCCGGCACTGGCGCCGGCGATCGCACCGCCGACGCCCGCGATCGACTACCCCGGGACCGAGCAGCCCGACGCCGGCTTCCAGGACTCGACCGTGAAGGTCAATGTCCAGCGCGTCGGTACGCTCAATCGCCTGACGTTTGCCTACCAGAAGCCGGTCAACGCCGCCCTGTTCCGCCGGGACGGCGCGATCTGGCTTGTGTTCGACGATCCGATGCCGATCGAACTCGGGCCGTTGCAGGCCGGCCTTGCGGGCATCGCCAAGCGGATCGAGACGATCAATCCGCAAGGGGCGCGCGCCCTCAGGATCGAAATGGTCGATCCGTTGCTGGCGACGCTTTCGAGCGAGGGAAATTATTGGGTCGTCACCATCGGCGACCTGATCACGCAGCCGACGCAGCCTCTGTCCATCATGCGGTCGGTTCGCAACAATGGCGACTCGGCGCTCGACATTCCCTATCCGGGGGCGGGGCGGCTGATCCAGATCCTCGATCCGGATATCGGCGACCGGCTCGAGGTCGTCACCGGCGGCGGTGCTGCGCGCGGCCTGATCAAGGACCAGACCTTCGCGGAATTCCTGGCGCTTAATTCCGCCTACGGCCTCGCCTTCGTGCCGCATGTGGACGACCTCGATGTCGTTGTCCATCCGAACTCGAGCGTGTCGATCGAGCGCAAGGGCGGGCTGAATATCTCGCTGTCCTTCCCGAACCTGCAGGCCGGAGCGATGGGCGAACTGCAGTCGGCCAACGTGGAGATTCCCGTCGGCTCGAACATGCTCCTGTCCGACTACGCCGTGGACGACGAGCACTTCTGGAAGGCGAGGCAGAAATACGAACTGGCGCTGTCGTCGGCCGAGGGCGACAACGCCCGGCTCACGGCGTGGAACACACTCGCCAAATTCTACATTGCCAACGAACTCGGCTCCGAGGCCCAGGCGGCGGTGAAGATGATCGAGTCCATCCGCCCGGACGACAAGGACCAGCCGGACCATCAGTTGATGGTGGCCGCCGTGGACGTGCTGATGCACCATCCGGACGACGCGGAAAAGCTGTTGCGGACGGAAGAGTTGCAGGCGAGCCCGGAGGCGGCCTTCTGGCGCATTCTCGCGCTCGGGGAGCTGCGCCGATATCCCGAGGTCAGGGCCAACGAGCCGCGTGGAAGCACGGTCATCGGGAATTTTCCTGTCGATCTTCAAAACCGTTTCCTGCTGTCGGTTGCGCGGGCAGCGGTCGAGACCAATGACTTCGGCCAGGCGATCTCCGCCATCCGGCAGATCGACCGGAGCACCGCCAGCGCCGACGCCCGTGATCGGATCGATCTGGTGAATGCCCGCATCGCGGACGCGAATGCGCGCTCGGGCGATGCGGTTAAGCTGCTCAACAGGGTGGTCCTGCGCGGCACCAGCAAGACGGCGACGGAAGCCGCATTGCGCCTCGTCCAGATCCAGCGCCGCGAGGGGCTGGTCACTCTGAAGCAGGCGATCGAGCGGCTGGAGGGCCTTGCCAACGCCTGGCGCGGCGACGAGATCGAACTGGATACGCTGGCCCTCCTGGCCCAGTACTCGGTCGAGGACGGCAACTACCGGCGCGGCTTCGAAGCCTTGCGGACAGCCAATCTGGTCGATCCCGACTCCGATACCACGCGGCAGATGAATGCTGCGATGAGCGCGGCCTTCGCCTCGCTCTATCTCGATGGCGAAGCCGACAAGATGGAGCCGCTGAAGGCGCTGGCGCTCTACTACGACTTCAAGGAACTGACCCCGATCGGGCGGCGGGGCGACGAAATGGTGCGCAAGCTCGCCAACCGGTTGGTCGACGTCGACCTGTTGAAGCAGGCGGCCGAACTGCTCAACCACCAGGTGGAAAATCGCCTGAAGGGCGTGGCGCGGGCCCAGGTCGCGGCCGATCTCGCGATGGTGCAGTTGCTCGACCATCGCGCGGACCGGGCGATGCTGACGCTCTCGCGCACCCGCCAGGCGCGTCTGCCGGCAACGGTGGAGCGGCAGCGGCGGATCGTCGAGGCAAAGGCGCTGGCGATGTCGGGCAAGACCGACCTTGCCCTCGAAATGCTCTCGTCGCTGTCGGGCATCGATGCCGACCGGCTGACCGCTGAAACCCTTTGGCAGACCGAACGCCATCAGGAGGCGGGCGAAGCCTATGAACGGGTTCTCGGTGCGCGCTGGAGCGATACGGTGCCGCTCACCGACATCGAACAGGTCGAGGTGCTGAAGGCGGCGATCTCCTATGCCCTGTCGCAGGACAAGATCGGTCTTGGCCGTCTTCGGGACAAGTACGGGACGAAGATGGCCGGCTCGCCGAAGGCCGGGATTTTCGACCTCGTGACCGGCCCAATCGATACCAGCGGGCATGAGTTCGGTGTGATCGCCAGCAACATTGCCGGCATCGACACCATGAAGACGTTCCTGGCCGACTATCGCAGCCAGTATGTCGACAGCGGCAGCGACAATGCGGTGCCGGTCATCTCACCGGAAAGCCGGAACGCACCTGGCAACGACACGCCGTCGGCGGCCAATACGAACGGGGCCGACCCGGCGGTGACCGATGGTGCAGCCGGACCGTCCGCCGCCGCCGATGTGCCCGGCGCCAGCGCGGGCCAAAAGGCGGGCTGA